A stretch of the Synergistaceae bacterium genome encodes the following:
- a CDS encoding peptidylprolyl isomerase, translating into LDGNYTVFGEVLTGMDVVDKIAKARTNRADRPREDIWIEKIRLIK; encoded by the coding sequence CCTTGATGGCAACTACACAGTTTTTGGCGAAGTGTTGACAGGGATGGATGTAGTTGATAAAATAGCAAAAGCGAGAACCAATAGGGCCGATCGTCCGAGAGAAGATATTTGGATAGAAAAGATACGTCTAATAAAGTAG